Genomic segment of Candidatus Krumholzibacteriia bacterium:
CACGTGGCCGCGGCGGGAGCGTTCCAGCAGGGGACGGTTCCACAGGAGCGCGTCGCTGTGCAGATCGACCACCGGCAGTGTCGTGGGGGGGACACCGCCGCGCGCGACCCGGGTCCGGTTGGCAGCGCGGTCCACCACAGCAACGCCGAACAGGAAGGCCAGCACCGCGAGGACGAACAGGGGGACGAATGCGGAGATGAATCGCATCGGCCGGGGGAGGCTAGCACGGGAGGCCGAGGGGGGCAAAAAAGAACGAGAGTAGCCCCCGAACTGCCGTGTCACGTGTTAGCCCGTCAGAGGCCCATGCGGCAACCGCTTCGCTATCGACTAGCATGAGGAGCTGTGCCCACGCGCAGGCGAGGAGGTACTCTCGTGTGATAGGGGAGTATATTCGCTTCTGTATGATTGTCAACGGGGGGACAGGAAGATTTTACCCCATCAGCCGGTCATAAAATGCCGATAGGCTCATACAACACTTTAAGCATGAGGAGGGAGGTGGCAGCGGTGTTCCCAGGTGTCGCGCACGCTTGGCGGGCATCCAGGAACACCGCACGCGTTATCGCCTTCTAAGCCACCAGAGCAGGTCGACGAGTTCTATCCGCATGTCGGGCACCCCCTTGTGGGAAGGTTCGTCGGATTCAACCCATCGGCGCGACGCCGGTTGGCGGCGCGTCAAGGGGGGTCGAGCATAAGCCGTGCCCCAAACGGGAAGCGTGGGAAGGGGGCGGGAGGTCCGAGTCCCTAAGCGGTTTTACGAAGGACAATTACGCTGGTGATGTCGTCCTCCTGGGTGCCCTGGCCAAATGCCAGAACGTCGTCCAGAAGGGCGTTTTGCAGGTCGGCGGGCGGCAGGTTTCGATTCGTCCGCAGGAAGTCGACCAGGCGCTCCTCGCCGTAGAAATCGCCCCCCGGGCTGCGCTGCTCGATGATGCCGTCGGTATAGAGGAGCAGGAGGTCCCCGGGCCGGAAGGCCACCGTGCCCTCCGCGTAGTCCTGGGTGCGCCTCGCGCCGAGCACGGTGCCCCCGTTGGCGAGCCGGTCCACGAAGCTGCCGGTGGCCAGCAGGGCGGGGCACTGGCCGGCACTGGAGAAGGTGAGGGTGGCGCGGGGGACGTCCAGGATGCCGCAGAAGAAGGTGGCGAACTGGCCCGGCTTGGCGTGCTCGACGAGGAAGTCGTTGAGCTCCCGGTTGAGCTCTCCGGGCGGCAGGTCGCCCTTGAGCGCCCGGTTCTTGAACACCGCCTGCAGGGAAGCCATCAGCATGGCGGCGGGAACACCCTTGCCGCTCACGTCACCAATGGCCACCACCACGCGTTCACCGTCGAGGGCGAAGTAATCGAAGTAATCGCCGCCGACCTCGGTGGAACTCACCATGCGCCCGCGGATCTCGATGTCGCGCATGCGCGGCGGAGTCTCGGGGAGCAATGCCTGCTGGATGTCGCGCGCCAGCATGACCTCGCTCTTCAGGCGCTCCTGCTCGATCGAGGACTGGATGAGGTCCGCGTTTTCCATCACCAGGCCCACCTGGTCGGCGAAGGTCTCCAGCAGTTCGTTGTCGGCGCGCCGGTACACCAGCCCGGAGCGCCGCTGGCCCAGCAGTAGCATGCCGATCAGGCGGTCCGGCGCGGCAATGGGAACGCACACCGCCAGGCCCGGCACGGAGAGCAGCGCGCGCGATTCGGCGTCGAGCCGCGGGCGCTCCCACGAAGGGTCGAGGTACTCGACGGGCAGCGGCGTGCGGAAACGGGTGAGGTAGCGTCCCAGGAACGCGTCCGCGGCAAACGTCTCCGGTGTGTCGGGCGCGGGGCCGTCGGTTCGCGCGCGCGCCAGTTCTCTGCTGCCGTCGCGCAGGTAGACCACCGCGAAGGACGGGTGCAGCAGGGTGTCGACACGGCGCAGGAACTGGTCGAGGATCTCGTCGCGCGAGAGCGTGCGGGCCAGCGAGCGACCAAAGTCGACCACCTCCTGGCGGTAGATGTAGTCGGTGCGGTAGAAGAGACGATCGACCGCGCCCTGCACGCGCTCGCGCACGGGCGCGAAGGCCACCGCCAGCGCGAACACCGCGAAGGGCAGCCAGGCGTACTCGCTCACGCCGAACTCGCGCGAGAGATACGTGCCCAGCGACTGCACGATGATGTAATAACCCGCCACCAGGATTCCGGTGAGAACCGCGTAGACGAGGCTCTTGCGCACCACCGCGTTGAGTTCGATGGCGCCGTGCTTGAGGATGGCGTAACCGAAGGACAGCGGCACGAACCCCAGCAGCAGCGCGACGCGCACCGTCGTGTGCTCGGGCCAGATGGTTGCGCGCAGCGTGGTGGCGAGGAAGGGAAGTATCCCGGCCAGTGTTCCGGCGATGACCACGCGCAGTTTGGCCTTCTGCGCGCGCGGTGAGGTGCGGTAGGCGCGCACGAACACAACCAGCGACGCGAGCACGTACGCCACGAAGTACAGCGTGGATGCCGCCAGCACCAGGGAGGATGCTGAAGCGGGCGTGGGCATGAACTGGAAATGGCGCGTGGCCACCACCGCGCTGGACGCGAAGATGATGGCGGGCGCGAGATACAGCCACGGCGTGCGTCGCTTTCCCTCGCGCGCGGCGCGCTCGGGAAAACGCAGGAAGAAGTGGAGCAGGGTGGCGGGGAAGAGCAGGATCAGGGCGTCGGAGATGAGTTCGCCACCGAGCTGCCAGAACGGATTCTGCGTCGAGGGTCGGTCGGTCAGGAACACGGCCAGCAGCGTGCAGTTGATTGCGAAGAGTGTGGCCACGGCGTCGGCGCGCCGCAGGTACACCCACAGCCCGACGCCCAGGAAGAGCAGTGCAACCACCAGCAGCGCCGCGCTGTCCATGAGTGTGCGGCGGGGCACCACGGTGTACTGCAGGGTCGCCCGCAGGATTTCATCCCCGCGGCGCAGTTCGTACT
This window contains:
- a CDS encoding peptidase M19; this encodes MRFISAFVPLFVLAVLAFLFGVAVVDRAANRTRVARGGVPPTTLPVVDLHSDALLWNRPLLERSRRGHV
- a CDS encoding SpoIIE family protein phosphatase, yielding MKTLQTARPAFPGDRAAQLFRPLLLVFVLAIVVLEFPGARERLESPYSGIRTQNLVVQSVEADGPNVASGIVAGDEIVAIDGHRLRNRLHLQHLVASNHDFRPQQYELRRGDEILRATLQYTVVPRRTLMDSAALLVVALLFLGVGLWVYLRRADAVATLFAINCTLLAVFLTDRPSTQNPFWQLGGELISDALILLFPATLLHFFLRFPERAAREGKRRTPWLYLAPAIIFASSAVVATRHFQFMPTPASASSLVLAASTLYFVAYVLASLVVFVRAYRTSPRAQKAKLRVVIAGTLAGILPFLATTLRATIWPEHTTVRVALLLGFVPLSFGYAILKHGAIELNAVVRKSLVYAVLTGILVAGYYIIVQSLGTYLSREFGVSEYAWLPFAVFALAVAFAPVRERVQGAVDRLFYRTDYIYRQEVVDFGRSLARTLSRDEILDQFLRRVDTLLHPSFAVVYLRDGSRELARARTDGPAPDTPETFAADAFLGRYLTRFRTPLPVEYLDPSWERPRLDAESRALLSVPGLAVCVPIAAPDRLIGMLLLGQRRSGLVYRRADNELLETFADQVGLVMENADLIQSSIEQERLKSEVMLARDIQQALLPETPPRMRDIEIRGRMVSSTEVGGDYFDYFALDGERVVVAIGDVSGKGVPAAMLMASLQAVFKNRALKGDLPPGELNRELNDFLVEHAKPGQFATFFCGILDVPRATLTFSSAGQCPALLATGSFVDRLANGGTVLGARRTQDYAEGTVAFRPGDLLLLYTDGIIEQRSPGGDFYGEERLVDFLRTNRNLPPADLQNALLDDVLAFGQGTQEDDITSVIVLRKTA